In one window of Candidatus Ancaeobacter aquaticus DNA:
- a CDS encoding type II secretion system protein has product MFRRLRKSKGFTLVEIMIVVAIIGLLAAIAIPNLIKARTMARTNACLNNLRLIEHATEQAGLELGTASAATPAVATVNSYIKGGAPTCPSGGAYTYPALGGNASCGTHGTVAVPVQG; this is encoded by the coding sequence ATGTTTAGGAGATTGAGGAAGTCAAAAGGTTTTACGTTGGTTGAGATCATGATTGTTGTTGCGATTATTGGACTACTTGCAGCAATCGCAATACCGAATCTGATCAAAGCTCGTACTATGGCTCGTACAAATGCATGTCTCAATAATCTGAGATTAATTGAACATGCAACGGAACAAGCCGGATTAGAGCTTGGTACAGCTTCAGCAGCAACACCGGCAGTAGCAACAGTGAATAGTTACATCAAAGGCGGAGCCCCGACATGTCCAAGCGGCGGAGCATATACGTATCCGGCGTTAGGAGGAAATGCGAGCTGTGGCACACATGGCACTGTAGCAGTGCCGGTCCAAGGGTAA
- a CDS encoding type II secretion system protein translates to MRRESGVTFLELMVAITIVLIASGAILISLTFAGKIAQHNLNKTVAINLITEKLEEIKSDTYSGVTAENYPLEPNLPVGTNPIGFNRSVTIITGSYKTITVTVTWNQLGSPFVETESISTVITQ, encoded by the coding sequence ATGAGACGTGAAAGCGGAGTGACATTTTTGGAGCTGATGGTGGCTATTACTATTGTCCTGATAGCTTCAGGAGCGATCTTAATAAGCCTTACGTTTGCCGGAAAAATTGCGCAGCATAATCTTAATAAGACAGTGGCCATAAATTTAATAACTGAGAAGCTGGAAGAAATTAAATCAGATACCTATAGTGGTGTTACGGCGGAAAACTATCCATTGGAACCCAATCTACCCGTAGGCACAAATCCTATTGGGTTTAATCGTTCAGTAACAATTATCACAGGAAGTTATAAAACCATAACGGTTACGGTGACGTGGAATCAGCTTGGATCGCCTTTTGTAGAGACCGAATCAATTTCAACGGTTATTACCCAGTAG
- a CDS encoding prepilin-type N-terminal cleavage/methylation domain-containing protein, which produces MVSKTTYDNTKGKTGVQNLLSYRGFTLIEVIMSVGILVIVSAGIYSVYFTSQGLMFAAAAKSHAVVEASLTAEKIDRYIRGCTSASVSGDQLDLDVNKRIWLDGNTLKYLVDGAEVDLVDNVEKVVGVPLFNIPLANPDRVQINFGIGSDYDFVETQTVEIRTEVKLRNYVAP; this is translated from the coding sequence ATGGTTAGTAAAACTACATACGATAATACAAAAGGGAAAACAGGGGTACAGAACCTGTTATCGTATAGGGGTTTTACGTTAATTGAGGTAATAATGTCAGTGGGGATACTTGTTATTGTGTCCGCCGGCATATATTCAGTTTACTTTACGTCGCAAGGCCTTATGTTTGCAGCAGCAGCCAAGTCGCATGCAGTGGTTGAAGCGAGTTTAACAGCAGAAAAAATTGATCGATACATCAGGGGGTGTACGAGTGCATCAGTTTCAGGTGATCAGTTGGATTTAGATGTTAACAAGCGTATTTGGCTGGATGGTAATACATTAAAATATTTAGTGGACGGCGCTGAAGTTGATTTAGTAGATAATGTTGAAAAAGTCGTCGGTGTACCTTTATTCAATATTCCTCTGGCTAATCCTGATAGGGTACAAATAAATTTTGGAATTGGATCTGATTATGATTTTGTTGAAACCCAGACAGTAGAGATTAGAACTGAGGTAAAATTAAGAAATTATGTTGCGCCATGA
- a CDS encoding ATPase, T2SS/T4P/T4SS family encodes MKSLKERLVEILLDSNLITNEKLEEAYAIQKKQGGKLRQVLVENGFVKEKDLIASLSEHLIIPPIDLSRVQIDQAVLDIIPKDIAFFYQLIPISKVGENLTVAMADPLNVFAIDDIKIMTGFKVNPVIAGSKDINEALTNYYLVSPKMESILEDTDTEISKVDIKEEEDINVDKMMEAVEEAPVIKAVNYMVIQALKDKASDIHLEPFRDLVRLRSRIDGILYEKAILPKKIQAAMISRVKIMANLDITEKRLPQDGRFRIKAQGRYIDFRVSTLPSIFGEKIVIRVLDKGSQKMALDKLGFHDEGLEDFKEALVNPYGMILVTGPTGSGKTTTLYSALNEINKPEVNIITVEDPVEYQLPGVNQVQVKPDIGFTFASALRSILRQDPNIVMIGEIRDQETADIAIRAALTGHLVLSTLHTNDAASTITRLSDMGLEPFLISSSVLLVAAQRLVRKICPACKKEIEIAAAVLDVAQISHEGGKKQQFFKGKGCRNCGGSGYAGRMSLIETLKVTDPIRELIAEKTSAKAIKDQACKDGMKTLRMVGLDAVRKGLTTVEEVLRETSKD; translated from the coding sequence ATGAAATCTTTGAAAGAACGCCTCGTAGAGATACTACTGGACAGTAATCTCATTACTAATGAAAAGCTAGAAGAAGCGTATGCGATTCAGAAGAAACAAGGTGGTAAATTACGCCAGGTACTTGTTGAAAATGGTTTTGTAAAAGAAAAAGATCTCATTGCTTCTCTTTCGGAGCATCTTATTATTCCTCCAATTGATCTTTCACGAGTACAAATAGATCAGGCCGTACTCGATATTATCCCCAAAGATATTGCTTTTTTCTATCAGCTTATTCCCATCTCAAAAGTAGGGGAAAATTTGACCGTTGCTATGGCTGATCCGCTTAATGTATTTGCTATAGACGATATTAAAATCATGACCGGCTTTAAAGTGAATCCGGTTATTGCAGGGTCAAAAGACATTAATGAAGCGCTTACCAATTACTATCTCGTATCACCCAAAATGGAATCTATATTAGAGGATACCGATACGGAGATCTCAAAAGTAGATATTAAGGAAGAAGAAGATATTAACGTCGACAAGATGATGGAAGCGGTTGAGGAAGCTCCGGTCATTAAGGCAGTAAACTATATGGTTATACAGGCGCTCAAGGATAAGGCAAGTGACATTCATCTGGAGCCGTTTAGGGATCTTGTTCGTTTGCGATCACGCATTGACGGGATACTGTATGAAAAAGCAATTTTACCGAAAAAAATTCAAGCCGCGATGATATCTAGGGTAAAGATCATGGCAAACTTAGATATTACCGAGAAGCGTTTGCCGCAAGATGGACGGTTTCGTATCAAAGCGCAGGGAAGATATATTGACTTTCGTGTATCAACGCTTCCGTCAATTTTTGGAGAGAAAATTGTTATACGAGTTTTAGATAAGGGCTCGCAAAAAATGGCGCTTGATAAACTGGGGTTCCACGACGAAGGACTGGAAGATTTCAAGGAAGCGCTGGTAAATCCTTATGGGATGATACTGGTAACCGGTCCAACAGGAAGCGGTAAAACAACGACGTTGTATTCTGCCTTAAATGAGATTAATAAGCCGGAAGTGAATATTATTACCGTTGAAGATCCCGTTGAGTATCAGCTTCCCGGCGTTAATCAGGTGCAAGTCAAACCAGATATTGGATTTACTTTTGCGAGTGCCTTGCGATCAATATTGCGACAGGATCCCAATATTGTGATGATAGGTGAAATTCGAGACCAGGAAACGGCTGATATTGCGATAAGAGCGGCGCTCACCGGGCACCTTGTATTATCAACTTTACACACCAATGATGCCGCAAGTACAATCACACGGCTCAGCGATATGGGACTTGAGCCATTTTTGATATCTTCGTCGGTACTGCTTGTAGCGGCACAACGGTTGGTGAGAAAAATATGTCCCGCGTGCAAAAAGGAAATAGAGATTGCAGCCGCTGTGTTGGATGTCGCACAGATTTCACATGAGGGCGGGAAAAAACAGCAATTTTTTAAAGGCAAAGGATGTAGAAATTGTGGGGGGTCAGGATATGCCGGAAGAATGTCACTCATTGAGACACTTAAAGTGACCGATCCTATCCGTGAGTTAATTGCAGAAAAAACATCCGCAAAAGCGATTAAAGATCAAGCGTGTAAAGATGGAATGAAAACGTTACGAATGGTAGGGCTTGATGCGGTACGAAAAGGGTTAACAACGGTTGAAGAAGTCTTAAGAGAAACATCAAAGGACTAA
- a CDS encoding type II secretion system F family protein: MPLYDYKAKDKIGNEITGTIESQSEKTAIDILRDKNIFVVTISSGDKKRPVKRGKKVKRADIVTFSRQLSTMANAGLPILESLNILHNQSENQGMQDMLQAITRKVESGYSLSEAFRMHEKVFGSLFVNMVNAGESSGKLPTILKRVASYMESVDKMNRKIKSAMMYPTIVTGACLCITLFLIIKVIPVFEEMYADFGGTLPAPTQVLIAFSNFLREWSILFIIGVVAIFFIMRKLLRTEMGQVVFDTFKLKVPVFGLLIKKVVISRFAKTLSVLVESGIPILQALDIIKGVVGNKVVEAAVDKTTKAVREGESIAVPLSTCPVFPIMVVKMIEVGEKTGNLEEMLEKMSEYYDDEVDAAVMGLTSIIEPLLMVVLGVVIGGIVICMFLPIFKISTMIH; this comes from the coding sequence ATGCCATTATATGATTATAAAGCAAAAGATAAGATAGGAAATGAGATTACAGGCACCATTGAATCTCAATCAGAAAAAACAGCGATAGATATTCTCCGGGACAAGAATATATTTGTCGTTACTATCTCGTCAGGGGACAAAAAGAGGCCTGTTAAAAGAGGAAAAAAAGTTAAGCGCGCAGATATTGTAACTTTTTCTCGTCAGCTTTCCACAATGGCAAATGCCGGACTTCCCATTCTTGAATCACTTAATATCCTGCATAACCAATCAGAGAATCAGGGTATGCAGGATATGTTGCAGGCGATTACGCGTAAAGTAGAGTCTGGATACAGTTTGTCGGAAGCGTTTAGAATGCATGAGAAAGTGTTCGGGTCACTTTTTGTTAATATGGTTAATGCCGGTGAATCGAGCGGGAAATTACCGACGATATTAAAGAGAGTTGCAAGCTATATGGAATCTGTTGATAAAATGAACCGTAAGATAAAATCAGCGATGATGTATCCAACGATCGTTACCGGGGCATGTCTTTGTATTACATTGTTTCTTATAATAAAAGTTATTCCGGTATTTGAGGAGATGTATGCGGATTTTGGGGGGACGCTGCCGGCTCCGACACAAGTACTGATCGCATTCAGTAATTTCTTAAGAGAATGGTCTATTCTGTTTATCATCGGGGTAGTGGCCATTTTTTTTATAATGAGGAAATTGCTGCGGACAGAAATGGGACAAGTGGTGTTTGACACGTTTAAATTAAAGGTGCCGGTATTCGGTCTTTTGATAAAGAAAGTAGTCATATCGCGTTTTGCAAAGACGCTGTCGGTTTTGGTTGAGAGCGGCATACCAATTTTACAGGCATTAGATATTATTAAAGGCGTTGTTGGAAATAAAGTTGTTGAGGCTGCGGTTGATAAGACAACAAAAGCTGTGCGTGAAGGAGAAAGCATAGCCGTGCCCCTTTCAACGTGTCCGGTGTTTCCCATAATGGTTGTTAAGATGATAGAAGTCGGTGAGAAGACAGGTAACCTTGAAGAGATGTTAGAAAAAATGTCTGAATACTATGATGATGAAGTTGACGCGGCGGTAATGGGGCTTACCTCGATTATTGAGCCGCTTCTCATGGTTGTTCTTGGCGTTGTTATCGGTGGTATTGTGATCTGTATGTTCTTGCCAATATTTAAGATCTCCACAATGATTCACTGA
- a CDS encoding ATP-binding protein, translating into MFLGGCINTSIDKKLRNIKILIAVRLLFITVALLLAVFLLKIQPAPFYYVIAIVYVLSFFYLFLFVKKKWTSFAVYLQLVVDVIIETALIHFTGGVDSFFAFLYIPTIVCASFMMSERGAGIITGIVILCYSFLVTGEYYHVIPTKFSPWSSYTQGGLVVLYVVSFRMVILGFAGYLSIHLNKLLSDRTKELYQVKNLSERVFEAMFGGVITVDKNDTIQYANSSAAEILQVTIESIIGKDWRDIFKISDEKMSLDEHESLFQMNVPVTVGDTELKVFKIHISYLYDENKQHTGKVILFSDVTEVLELKRKVKQSEKLVIMGELASGMAHEIRNPLASICGSIELLKEQDAFDNKNVNLANVILKESGHLNKLIEEFLYYSKGKPENERNWNLNSIVFDTINLIRMSLQLPTNIRVEIETQDDTITVFVDADQIKQVLINLINNAVDVFVDSGVVTIRTALIPKEGKVFAQIKVEDNGPGISKDVAGRIFDPFYSTKKNGYGIGLAICQSIIERHNGKIEVESLLGQGTIFTILLPVAK; encoded by the coding sequence ATGTTTTTAGGGGGCTGTATAAATACATCTATTGATAAAAAGCTTAGGAATATAAAAATACTTATAGCGGTACGGCTGCTTTTTATTACGGTAGCGTTATTACTTGCTGTTTTTCTTTTAAAAATCCAACCCGCACCTTTTTACTATGTTATAGCAATAGTCTATGTCCTTTCTTTTTTCTATCTTTTTCTGTTTGTTAAGAAAAAGTGGACTTCTTTTGCGGTATATCTTCAGTTAGTCGTTGACGTGATTATTGAGACAGCACTTATACATTTTACCGGTGGAGTAGACAGTTTTTTTGCTTTCCTGTACATTCCGACGATCGTGTGTGCGAGTTTTATGATGTCTGAACGGGGCGCGGGAATTATCACCGGTATTGTAATACTGTGCTATAGCTTTTTGGTTACCGGGGAATATTATCATGTTATTCCTACAAAGTTTTCCCCGTGGAGCTCGTATACGCAAGGCGGGCTTGTTGTTCTCTATGTTGTCTCGTTTCGTATGGTCATTCTTGGTTTTGCCGGTTATCTGAGTATTCACCTTAACAAACTGTTGAGCGATAGAACAAAAGAACTCTATCAGGTAAAAAATCTCAGCGAACGGGTTTTCGAGGCGATGTTTGGAGGAGTCATTACTGTTGATAAGAATGACACTATTCAATATGCGAATAGTTCCGCGGCAGAGATTTTACAGGTAACGATAGAATCAATAATTGGTAAGGATTGGAGAGATATATTTAAAATTAGTGACGAGAAAATGTCACTAGATGAGCATGAATCATTATTCCAAATGAATGTACCGGTAACCGTCGGTGATACGGAATTAAAAGTTTTCAAAATACATATATCCTATCTCTATGATGAAAACAAACAGCATACGGGCAAAGTGATACTGTTTTCAGATGTTACGGAAGTATTAGAATTAAAAAGAAAAGTAAAGCAAAGTGAGAAATTGGTAATTATGGGTGAACTAGCAAGCGGTATGGCTCATGAGATCAGAAATCCATTAGCCTCAATTTGTGGTTCTATAGAGCTTCTCAAAGAACAGGATGCGTTCGATAATAAAAATGTCAATTTAGCAAATGTCATACTTAAAGAATCAGGACATTTAAATAAGTTGATCGAAGAATTTCTGTATTATTCTAAAGGGAAACCTGAGAACGAACGAAACTGGAATTTAAACAGTATCGTATTTGATACGATTAATCTTATAAGAATGTCTTTACAGTTGCCAACTAATATCCGTGTTGAGATTGAAACACAAGACGATACTATTACCGTGTTTGTAGATGCAGATCAGATTAAACAGGTGCTCATTAATTTGATCAATAATGCCGTTGATGTGTTCGTTGATTCCGGGGTAGTTACTATCCGTACAGCACTGATTCCAAAAGAAGGTAAAGTCTTTGCGCAGATAAAAGTAGAAGATAATGGTCCGGGAATATCAAAAGATGTTGCCGGAAGGATTTTTGATCCTTTTTACAGTACAAAGAAGAACGGGTACGGAATAGGTCTTGCGATTTGTCAGTCTATTATAGAACGCCATAACGGAAAAATCGAAGTGGAGAGTTTGTTAGGGCAAGGGACAATATTTACAATACTTTTACCTGTTGCAAAATAA
- a CDS encoding sigma-54 dependent transcriptional regulator: protein MSGSKILVVDNDKSMVEVISATLETEAYEICTAYSGHDAIDKVKKERPELVVTDLKMTDMSGIEVLKEVKKIDPEIVVVIVTAFASVQTALDAMKEGAHDYVVKPFKLDELRLVVKRGFDVKKIKEENIYLKKELRERYSFKNIVGKSPEIMDLFDMIKKVSDLDTTVLVEGESGTGKELVAREIHYNSVRSDKPFVAINCGAIPEGILESELFGHVKGAYTGAVSTKHGLFQEASEGTLFLDEIGGMSQAIQVSLLRVLQDKEIRPVGDSKSVKVNVRIIAATNEDLSEKVKAGTFREDLFYRLSVIPINIPPLRERRDDIELLVKHIMDKINSARKTNLSIPDETLQALKRYIWPGNVRELENVLERAMSLCDTTSIELSDLPDTIRAAKEFTDADHEADPSLNEYLSTAEKKHIESILIEVSWNKKLAVELLGISLASLYRKIDELGISSKK from the coding sequence ATGTCTGGAAGTAAAATACTGGTAGTTGATAATGATAAAAGCATGGTTGAAGTGATATCGGCAACCCTTGAGACAGAAGCATATGAAATATGTACGGCATATAGCGGTCATGATGCCATTGATAAAGTAAAAAAGGAACGACCTGAGCTGGTTGTCACTGATCTTAAGATGACCGATATGAGCGGCATTGAAGTCTTAAAAGAAGTAAAAAAAATTGATCCGGAAATCGTTGTCGTTATTGTAACAGCATTTGCTTCAGTACAGACAGCGTTAGACGCAATGAAGGAGGGTGCTCACGATTACGTAGTAAAACCATTTAAGCTTGATGAATTACGCCTTGTGGTAAAAAGGGGATTTGATGTTAAAAAAATTAAAGAAGAAAATATTTATTTAAAGAAAGAGCTCAGAGAACGCTACAGTTTTAAAAATATTGTTGGAAAGAGTCCTGAGATTATGGATCTTTTTGATATGATAAAGAAGGTCTCTGATCTTGATACAACGGTACTGGTTGAAGGTGAAAGCGGCACGGGAAAAGAGTTGGTCGCGCGAGAAATACATTACAATAGTGTCAGAAGTGATAAACCTTTTGTTGCAATAAATTGCGGGGCAATACCGGAAGGCATCCTTGAAAGCGAGTTGTTTGGACATGTTAAGGGCGCCTATACCGGTGCGGTGAGCACAAAACACGGTCTTTTCCAGGAAGCAAGCGAAGGAACACTTTTCTTAGATGAAATTGGGGGAATGAGTCAAGCAATACAGGTCAGTTTGCTGAGAGTGCTGCAAGACAAAGAAATAAGACCGGTAGGAGACTCAAAAAGCGTTAAAGTAAACGTACGTATTATAGCCGCAACGAATGAGGATCTTTCAGAAAAAGTAAAGGCTGGTACGTTTAGAGAAGATTTGTTTTATCGTTTGAGCGTTATTCCTATTAATATTCCTCCGTTACGAGAGCGCAGAGATGATATAGAGCTTTTGGTAAAACATATCATGGATAAAATCAATAGTGCCAGGAAAACCAATCTATCTATTCCTGACGAGACGTTGCAGGCTTTAAAGCGCTATATTTGGCCGGGGAATGTACGGGAGCTTGAAAATGTTTTGGAACGGGCAATGTCTTTGTGTGATACAACAAGTATTGAGTTAAGTGATCTTCCCGATACTATTCGTGCAGCAAAAGAGTTTACAGATGCTGACCATGAAGCAGATCCTTCACTGAATGAATATTTATCAACAGCCGAAAAAAAACATATTGAGAGTATCTTGATAGAAGTAAGCTGGAACAAGAAACTAGCTGTTGAATTATTGGGGATAAGTTTAGCGTCGCTATACAGGAAGATTGATGAGCTAGGTATATCAAGCAAGAAGTAA